Proteins encoded in a region of the Enoplosus armatus isolate fEnoArm2 chromosome 16, fEnoArm2.hap1, whole genome shotgun sequence genome:
- the LOC139299181 gene encoding uncharacterized protein → MLLDSNLKLEVISSLLGQTLQPYDKTRCGVTAPVLSVQQFHLHNLVGKQNAHVKEFFVDVERFFDPRYDCDFTNVSDSAQCVRGGEIYVRPKGWYRIALKVKGKYPDGDTWLGTDGWRSHTVPGEWPVSYHGTHVDRAKGIIRSHYRAGHGAQHGRGIYSTPDILVAEYFANTFTSQTTGKTYKVILQNRINPAKRRICAEPRYWLIPVHEGTPAEEEKQIVEGSIRPYGILIKEL, encoded by the coding sequence ATGCTGTTGGACTCAAATTTGAAACTTGAAGTTATATCTTCACTTCTTGGACAAACCCTTCAACCCTACGACAAGACAAGGTGTGGGGTGACAGCGCCCGTTCTGTCTGTTCAGCAATTCCATCTCCACAACCTCGTCGGGAAGCAAAATGCTCACGTGAAGGAGTTTTTCGTCGACGTGGAGAGGTTTTTTGATCCACGGTATGACTGCGACTTCACTAATGTCTCGGactcagctcagtgtgtgagagGTGGTGAGATTTACGTGCGCCCAAAGGGTTGGTACCGCATCGCCTTAAAGGTCAAAGGTAAATATCCAGATGGAGACACCTGGTTGGGCACAGACGGGTGGAGGAGTCACACTGTACCGGGAGAATGGCCTGTTTCCTACCATGGAACACATGTAGATAGAGCCAAAGGCATCATCAGGAGTCACTACAGGGCAGGACACGGAGCTCAACATGGAAGAGGAATCTACTCAACGCCAGACATCCTCGTCGCTGAGTACTTCGCCAACACCTTCACATCGCAGACGACGGGGAAAACGTACAAAGTGATCCTGCAAAATCGAATCAACCCCGCAAAGAGACGGATTTGCGCAGAACCCCGATACTGGCTCATTCCTGTTCATGAAGGAACACCTGccgaggaggagaaacagataGTGGAGGGCTCTATTCGCCCTTACGGCATCCTGATTAAGGAACTATAA
- the LOC139299182 gene encoding uncharacterized protein — protein sequence MVIDSNLKIEALSSLFGQNLQPYDKTRCGVTACILSVQQFHLHNLILKLNAYVKESFIDEEEFFDPKYDYDFTNVSDSAQCVRGEEIYVRPKGWYRIALKVKGKYPDGDTWLGTDGWRSHTVPGEWPVSYHGTHVDRAKGIIRSHYRAGNGAEHGRGIYSTPDIHVAEAERYAKTFTSQTTGKMYKVILQNRINPEKRQICKRSDYWLIPVREGTSAEEEKQIVEASIRPYGILIKEVNDDAAHLAGGVSDLLISAFKKMF from the coding sequence atGGTGATAGACTCAAATTTGAAAATTGAAGCTTTGTCTTCACTTTTTGGACAAAACCTTCAACCCTACGACAAGACAAGATGTGGGGTAACAGCATGTATTTTGTCTGTTCAGCAATTTCATCTCCACAACCTCATCCTGAAGCTAAATGCTTATGTGAAGGAATCTTTCATCGATGAGGAAGAATTTTTTGACCCCAAGTATGACTACGACTTCACTAATGTCTCGGactcagctcagtgtgtgagagGTGAAGAGATTTACGTGCGCCCAAAGGGTTGGTACCGCATCGCCTTAAAGGTCAAAGGTAAATATCCAGATGGAGACACCTGGTTGGGCACAGATGGGTGGAGGAGTCACACTGTACCGGGAGAATGGCCTGTTTCCTACCATGGAACACATGTAGATAGAGCCAAAGGCATCATCAGGAGTCACTACAGGGCAGGAAACGGAGCTGAACATGGAAGAGGAATCTACTCAACGCCAGACATCCACGTCGCTGAGGCAGAGAGGTACGCCAAGACCTTCACATCGCAGACGACGGGGAAAATGTACAAAGTGATCCTGCAAAATCGAATCAACcctgaaaagagacagatttgCAAACGATCTGACTACTGGCTCATTCCTGTTCGTGAAGGAACATCTGccgaggaggagaaacagataGTGGAGGCCTCTATTCGCCCTTACGGCATCCTGATTAAGGAAGTAAATGATGACGCTGCTCATTTAGCTGGTGGTGTTTctgatttattgatttctgcatttaaaaaaatgttttaa